The proteins below are encoded in one region of Maribacter aestuarii:
- a CDS encoding adenylate/guanylate cyclase domain-containing protein — protein sequence MYLKRFIKQILPFGLIWAGFAFVYSLVEYGLLGQLDKYPATGNPYDFESSLLPLILGSFLIGLLQGACEVRWFRRVFENTSLRMKILLKTLFYIIFIAISLVGFSILNSFYNYEVYQFTDALDDLKRFAGNFSFWSTLIFMGFVAGIAIFFSEMIQYVGDGVLYNALFSKYHKPISEIRIFMFLDMKSSTAIAETLGHEKYFALLKQYYSDMTSAILDTEAEIYQYVGDEIVLSWPKDIGLKKNNCIAAFLKITKTIDGKGMMYEKEFGVVPSFKAGYHIGEVTTGEIGTIKRNIIYTGDILNTAARLEAECNAFNTRVLISGELYKELKGDKSFKFNRLGELLLRGKQIPIDLYTIEF from the coding sequence TTGTACCTGAAACGATTCATAAAGCAAATTCTACCTTTTGGCCTGATTTGGGCAGGTTTCGCCTTTGTTTATAGTTTGGTGGAATATGGACTGTTGGGCCAACTGGATAAATACCCCGCTACCGGCAACCCTTACGATTTTGAAAGTAGTCTTTTGCCCTTGATACTGGGCTCTTTCCTTATCGGTTTGCTACAGGGTGCCTGCGAGGTACGATGGTTTCGCCGGGTCTTTGAGAACACTTCGCTCAGGATGAAAATCCTTTTGAAAACATTGTTCTACATTATATTCATTGCCATTAGTCTCGTAGGTTTCAGTATACTCAACAGTTTCTATAATTATGAGGTATATCAATTTACCGATGCGCTGGATGATCTAAAGCGTTTCGCTGGAAATTTTTCTTTCTGGAGTACCCTTATTTTTATGGGCTTTGTGGCTGGTATAGCTATTTTCTTTTCGGAAATGATTCAGTATGTAGGAGATGGGGTTTTGTACAATGCTTTATTTTCCAAATACCACAAACCCATTTCGGAAATACGCATATTCATGTTCTTGGACATGAAGTCCTCCACGGCTATCGCCGAAACCTTGGGGCATGAAAAATACTTTGCCCTTTTAAAACAGTATTATTCGGATATGACCTCCGCAATTTTGGATACGGAAGCGGAGATTTACCAGTATGTTGGTGATGAGATCGTACTCTCATGGCCTAAAGATATTGGACTCAAGAAAAACAACTGTATCGCCGCCTTCCTAAAGATTACAAAAACCATAGATGGGAAGGGAATGATGTACGAGAAAGAATTTGGCGTAGTCCCAAGTTTCAAAGCAGGCTATCATATAGGAGAAGTTACTACTGGCGAAATAGGCACTATTAAAAGAAATATTATTTATACGGGTGATATCTTAAACACGGCTGCTCGCTTGGAAGCGGAATGTAACGCCTTCAACACACGAGTCTTGATATCAGGCGAACTATATAAAGAATTAAAAGGGGATAAAAGTTTTAAATTCAATAGGTTAGGAGAGTTGTTGCTGCGTGGAAAGCAAATCCCAATCGATTTGTATACGATAGAATTTTAA
- a CDS encoding nuclear transport factor 2 family protein, with amino-acid sequence MKNLLFTGLAIIMLAACNQEQRYTQNSPEIDTFRALIENYSNQDWEAMTTHYADTAKIFNNSPDVGASVAEMIAYHKENDNNLESRGFLAKDQEYEMVVTDDGDTWVNFWGDWEGTLKANGKKLKIPVHLTGQFIDGKIVRSSGHWDNSPMVLALQQIEAMNNLPPEDNRAVVNGMYQSFANGEIPDVLASLDPNVVWMEAEGNAYADGNPYKGPDAVLDGIFNRIGEDYESFTLADIQLHEMVNDQVLATLRYHGKLKNGASINAQAAHLWTLSNGKVVGFQQYVDTKQLADAMSN; translated from the coding sequence ATGAAAAACCTTTTATTTACGGGTCTAGCAATAATAATGCTAGCGGCCTGTAACCAAGAACAACGTTACACCCAGAACTCACCTGAAATAGACACCTTTAGAGCGCTCATTGAAAACTATAGTAACCAAGATTGGGAAGCTATGACCACCCATTATGCAGACACCGCGAAGATATTCAATAACAGTCCCGATGTTGGGGCTTCAGTGGCAGAAATGATCGCTTATCACAAGGAAAACGATAACAATCTTGAAAGTCGCGGTTTTCTAGCCAAAGACCAGGAATATGAAATGGTAGTGACCGATGATGGGGACACCTGGGTCAACTTTTGGGGCGATTGGGAAGGAACCCTTAAAGCAAACGGAAAGAAACTTAAAATTCCTGTTCACCTTACCGGACAATTTATTGACGGAAAAATAGTGCGGTCCAGTGGACATTGGGATAATTCACCGATGGTTTTGGCGCTACAACAAATCGAGGCTATGAACAACTTGCCTCCAGAAGATAACAGGGCCGTTGTAAACGGGATGTACCAATCTTTTGCCAATGGAGAAATTCCTGATGTTCTTGCATCGCTTGACCCTAACGTGGTATGGATGGAAGCGGAAGGAAACGCCTATGCAGATGGCAACCCGTACAAGGGACCAGATGCGGTTTTGGATGGAATATTCAATCGTATTGGGGAAGATTATGAATCGTTCACACTTGCCGATATTCAATTACATGAAATGGTCAACGATCAAGTACTCGCCACCCTTAGATACCACGGAAAGCTAAAGAACGGAGCTTCAATAAATGCTCAGGCTGCCCATCTGTGGACACTCAGCAATGGTAAAGTCGTAGGTTTTCAACAATATGTAGATACCAAACAATTGGCCGATGCAATGTCCAATTAA
- a CDS encoding DUF4382 domain-containing protein has protein sequence MRKNLFFSLLPALLLFFSCSDDAENSSDMGRLNVQMVDAPFPFDKVAEANVTVFKIDARLKGDSETDLESMESEENGSTYITLMEEEIPLNLLELVNGTTAMMADVEVPVGTYDLVRVYVKGVNVLLTDGTSYGLKVPSGAQTGIKVFIKPGIKVVGGISSDLLLDFDVSRSFVAKGNSRVEGGIKGFNFKPVIKASNSSTAGTLAGKVTTVLEDISLPLEGAEVKVFNETDTTTTFTDIDGRYMIMGLEAGTYNTAALLDGYVSSDTLEVAIVAANKTLQDFMLEVEMESVEEGN, from the coding sequence ATGAGAAAGAATCTTTTTTTTAGTTTACTACCCGCTCTTTTATTATTTTTTAGCTGCTCTGATGACGCTGAAAATAGCTCAGATATGGGCCGTTTAAACGTTCAAATGGTGGACGCCCCTTTTCCGTTTGACAAAGTTGCGGAAGCAAACGTAACTGTCTTCAAAATTGATGCCCGTCTAAAAGGCGATTCTGAAACGGACCTAGAATCTATGGAAAGCGAAGAGAACGGTTCAACATATATTACCTTAATGGAGGAAGAAATTCCTTTAAACCTCTTGGAATTGGTTAACGGCACCACTGCTATGATGGCAGATGTAGAAGTGCCTGTTGGAACCTATGATTTAGTACGGGTTTATGTTAAAGGAGTCAATGTTCTTTTAACGGATGGTACGTCCTATGGCCTTAAAGTACCAAGTGGAGCCCAGACTGGCATTAAGGTATTTATAAAGCCAGGTATCAAAGTCGTGGGAGGTATTTCATCGGATTTACTTTTAGATTTTGACGTGAGCCGTTCTTTTGTCGCCAAAGGCAATTCCAGAGTGGAAGGCGGAATCAAAGGTTTTAATTTTAAACCGGTCATAAAAGCCAGCAATTCCTCCACCGCAGGAACACTCGCAGGAAAAGTGACCACCGTGCTAGAGGACATTTCGTTACCCCTGGAAGGCGCTGAAGTCAAAGTTTTTAACGAAACCGATACTACCACTACATTCACGGATATCGATGGGAGGTACATGATTATGGGATTGGAAGCAGGTACCTATAACACTGCGGCTCTATTAGATGGTTATGTTTCTAGTGATACGCTAGAGGTAGCTATCGTTGCGGCAAATAAGACCCTCCAAGATTTTATGCTTGAAGTGGAAATGGAATCTGTTGAAGAAGGCAATTGA
- a CDS encoding LytR/AlgR family response regulator transcription factor yields the protein MKKTTSILIVEDDMIIGANISLQLTNLGYEVDGLLSRGEDALVHIRENTPDILLMDINLKGKMNGIETARAIQAFQNIPIIYLTANSDEATFNKAKETHPRAFITKPFNKLNLQRTIALVVEEMGEKKSITPPNDVEVLQDRIFVRHNGKMEKLLLQDILYIEANRNYATIVTLKGKLVLSCTLKTMEENLPKASFIRVHRSYMVNIAKLDVVTDHHIEIKRKVIPLSKTHKELLMNRLHTI from the coding sequence ATGAAGAAAACTACAAGTATATTGATTGTTGAAGATGATATGATTATTGGAGCGAACATATCATTACAATTAACCAATTTGGGATACGAAGTAGATGGTTTGTTGTCAAGAGGTGAAGATGCGCTTGTGCATATAAGGGAAAATACCCCTGATATACTTTTAATGGACATTAACCTAAAAGGAAAAATGAACGGTATTGAAACTGCCAGGGCTATCCAAGCATTTCAAAACATACCAATAATTTATTTGACCGCTAATTCCGATGAGGCTACTTTTAATAAGGCTAAAGAAACCCACCCTAGGGCATTTATAACCAAACCTTTTAATAAGTTAAACCTTCAGCGAACCATAGCGCTCGTAGTAGAAGAAATGGGCGAAAAGAAATCTATTACACCACCCAATGATGTTGAAGTGTTGCAGGATCGTATTTTCGTACGGCATAATGGAAAGATGGAAAAGTTACTGCTTCAAGATATTCTCTATATAGAAGCTAATCGCAATTACGCTACCATAGTCACGCTGAAGGGAAAGTTGGTCCTCTCATGTACCCTAAAGACCATGGAAGAAAACCTACCAAAGGCTAGTTTCATACGTGTGCATAGAAGCTATATGGTAAATATTGCTAAATTGGATGTGGTAACAGATCACCACATAGAAATCAAACGAAAGGTGATTCCATTAAGCAAAACCCACAAGGAACTCTTAATGAACCGTCTGCATACCATTTAA
- a CDS encoding endonuclease/exonuclease/phosphatase family protein, whose translation MKSIILLGLFYVLTLTSYGQELKVMSYNIKYDNKNDTINNWNDRKEVLVELLAHYEASFIGMQEVLHRQLTYIDSALTNFTYIGVGRDDGVRKGEYSPILYDSTEYKLLDQKTFWLSGTPEEISVGWDASLERICTYGRFEEKTTGKKLYVFNTHFDHIGKESREKSAALIFQKIVEMNKEKYPVVLMGDLNLTPNELPIKFLQKNLSDAQKISQNPFYGPTGTFNGFDPKMKLDRRIDYIFVEDFLVKSYVHIDDRMENNKHISDHLPVLAILDY comes from the coding sequence ATGAAATCAATAATACTTTTGGGCCTATTTTACGTCTTGACATTGACATCATATGGACAAGAGCTTAAGGTCATGAGCTATAATATCAAGTACGATAATAAAAACGACACCATAAATAATTGGAATGACCGGAAAGAAGTATTGGTTGAATTGCTAGCACACTATGAGGCCTCATTTATTGGAATGCAGGAAGTGCTGCACCGGCAATTGACCTATATCGACAGTGCGCTGACAAATTTTACTTATATTGGAGTTGGCCGGGACGATGGTGTTCGTAAAGGCGAGTATTCGCCTATTTTATACGATTCTACGGAGTACAAGCTTCTCGACCAAAAAACTTTTTGGCTCTCGGGAACCCCTGAAGAGATTTCCGTAGGTTGGGATGCCTCCTTGGAAAGAATCTGTACCTACGGACGTTTTGAGGAAAAGACGACGGGCAAAAAACTCTATGTCTTCAATACCCATTTTGACCATATCGGTAAAGAATCCAGAGAAAAATCGGCAGCGCTAATTTTTCAAAAAATAGTGGAGATGAACAAAGAAAAATATCCCGTGGTACTCATGGGCGATTTGAACCTTACGCCGAATGAACTACCCATTAAATTTTTACAAAAAAATCTTTCGGACGCTCAGAAAATTTCCCAAAATCCTTTTTATGGGCCTACGGGAACCTTCAATGGTTTTGACCCTAAAATGAAATTGGATAGGCGTATCGACTATATTTTCGTAGAAGACTTCCTTGTTAAAAGTTATGTTCATATTGACGATAGAATGGAAAATAATAAACACATTTCAGACCATTTGCCCGTTTTAGCCATCTTGGACTATTAA
- a CDS encoding alpha/beta fold hydrolase, translating to MPFITNKSAKEQVDIFYEDYGSGQPVILIHGWPLSRKTWEQQVWKIVESGFRCISYDRRGFGTSSSPWGPYDYSALASDLNTIIDGLKLEDAVIVGFSMGGGEVVRYLTDYGSNKVAKAALISSIIPLVKKKDDNPEGVPESDLEGIIDALQNDRVGFLKEFSKGFYNFADNKDKVSQAQLDYDFTIASFASPRATIQTALAWMHTDFRPELKNVNVPTLIVHGDADQTVPITTSAEQAAKGIKDNTYEVIKGAPHGLNITHADELNEILIKFLKS from the coding sequence ATGCCTTTTATAACGAATAAATCAGCAAAAGAACAAGTAGATATTTTTTACGAGGACTACGGTAGCGGTCAGCCTGTTATACTCATTCACGGATGGCCATTGAGTAGAAAAACTTGGGAACAGCAAGTTTGGAAAATCGTAGAATCCGGCTTTCGTTGTATCTCATATGACCGCAGAGGCTTTGGGACATCATCTTCGCCATGGGGACCTTATGACTACTCTGCCCTTGCCAGCGATTTGAATACGATTATTGATGGTCTTAAATTGGAAGATGCCGTCATAGTAGGATTTTCCATGGGAGGTGGGGAAGTTGTACGTTATCTTACAGATTACGGCTCCAATAAAGTCGCCAAGGCGGCGCTCATCAGTTCCATCATTCCATTAGTAAAGAAAAAGGATGATAATCCAGAAGGGGTACCCGAAAGTGATTTGGAAGGAATTATAGATGCCCTACAAAATGATAGGGTAGGGTTCTTAAAAGAATTCAGTAAAGGATTTTACAATTTCGCAGACAATAAGGACAAAGTGAGTCAGGCACAATTGGATTACGACTTTACCATTGCTTCATTTGCCTCCCCACGCGCTACCATACAAACTGCCCTGGCCTGGATGCATACAGATTTCAGACCCGAGCTTAAGAACGTTAACGTTCCGACATTGATAGTGCATGGTGACGCGGACCAAACCGTTCCCATTACAACATCAGCGGAGCAAGCGGCGAAAGGTATCAAGGACAATACCTATGAAGTTATTAAGGGCGCACCACACGGTCTAAACATTACCCATGCCGATGAGCTCAATGAAATTTTGATTAAATTTTTAAAAAGCTAG
- a CDS encoding ester cyclase: MGKTTFLLLLIAFLSGAACKDNNGRQAQDSRAIETQTTEALKEASKNYLKAWSNNDTALIKKIAIRNIVRNVNGEITSSDQNGLNETIEYWHTALPDFKVVENEIIVQGNRCYVNWTSNGTNTGMLGEMTPTGKKSETVGFSVLTFDDKGLLIHESAYFDMLGVMEDWGYTLLPPHLE, translated from the coding sequence ATGGGAAAAACGACTTTTCTTTTATTGTTGATTGCCTTTTTATCCGGCGCTGCCTGTAAGGATAACAATGGGCGACAAGCACAGGATTCTCGAGCCATTGAAACCCAAACTACGGAAGCACTTAAAGAAGCCTCCAAAAACTACTTGAAGGCATGGAGCAATAACGATACTGCATTGATAAAGAAGATTGCCATACGAAATATCGTACGCAACGTGAACGGGGAGATTACCTCAAGCGATCAAAACGGACTTAATGAAACGATTGAGTACTGGCATACCGCACTGCCCGATTTTAAGGTGGTGGAAAATGAAATCATTGTACAAGGAAATCGATGCTACGTCAATTGGACAAGCAATGGGACTAATACAGGTATGCTGGGAGAAATGACACCTACGGGAAAAAAGAGTGAAACAGTAGGTTTTAGCGTGCTAACCTTTGATGACAAAGGACTACTAATTCATGAAAGTGCCTATTTTGATATGTTGGGCGTCATGGAAGATTGGGGGTATACCCTACTCCCACCTCATTTGGAATAA
- a CDS encoding FMN-binding negative transcriptional regulator, with the protein MFIPAHYRNENISEVKQFLRENSFGILVSQVDGKPWATHIPLELDVDEKGNDILVSHIAKANPQWKQFLEQEEILCIFNGPHSYISSSWYQKEEVPTWNYIAVHVYGKLQILDEPAVLASMHKLVDKYEQNSECPVSINNLSAKTMRQIKGVVGFQIHITEIQAAKKMSQGREHDHPRIIEELEKQDPQAIAVAKVMKENSESR; encoded by the coding sequence ATGTTTATACCCGCACATTACAGGAACGAAAATATATCCGAAGTAAAGCAATTCCTTAGGGAGAATAGCTTTGGTATTCTGGTGAGCCAAGTGGATGGGAAACCATGGGCTACCCATATCCCCTTAGAACTGGATGTGGACGAAAAAGGCAATGATATCCTTGTAAGTCACATTGCAAAAGCAAATCCACAATGGAAGCAATTTTTAGAGCAGGAAGAAATACTATGTATTTTCAACGGACCCCATAGCTATATTTCATCATCCTGGTACCAAAAGGAAGAAGTACCCACTTGGAACTATATAGCCGTACATGTTTATGGAAAACTACAGATACTGGACGAACCGGCCGTTCTAGCCTCGATGCATAAACTGGTGGACAAATACGAGCAAAATTCGGAATGCCCGGTTTCCATTAATAACCTTTCTGCCAAAACGATGCGTCAGATAAAAGGCGTGGTCGGATTTCAGATACACATCACTGAAATACAAGCGGCAAAAAAAATGTCCCAGGGTCGGGAGCATGACCATCCTAGAATTATTGAGGAATTGGAAAAACAGGATCCACAGGCGATTGCCGTGGCCAAGGTTATGAAAGAAAATAGCGAATCCCGCTGA
- a CDS encoding glyoxalase superfamily protein, translating into MEQKGYLHQIHPVLPVKDVVEALDFYVNRLGFRIAFADDSKQPKYAGIIRDAIEIHLQWHDAEEWELEIDRPMLRIVTQNIEALHEEYSEKDVFHAHTLLRETAWGTKEFAFYDPFENGLTFYRDA; encoded by the coding sequence ATGGAACAGAAAGGATATCTACACCAGATACATCCCGTGCTCCCGGTAAAGGATGTTGTGGAAGCTTTAGATTTTTATGTAAACCGATTGGGTTTCAGAATAGCCTTCGCCGATGATTCAAAACAGCCTAAATATGCAGGGATTATAAGAGATGCAATAGAAATCCATTTGCAGTGGCATGACGCCGAGGAGTGGGAGTTGGAGATTGATCGACCGATGTTACGAATTGTGACGCAAAATATAGAGGCCTTGCACGAAGAGTATTCAGAAAAAGATGTTTTTCATGCCCATACCTTATTGCGTGAAACTGCTTGGGGTACTAAGGAGTTCGCATTTTACGACCCGTTTGAAAACGGGCTTACTTTTTATAGGGATGCCTAA
- a CDS encoding histidine kinase dimerization/phosphoacceptor domain -containing protein: MRSTFAKAICFCVFFTLKCSFTFAQFIDFASEKPYKKVFVETDNFGSSYLDVLEDAYPNAKHDSIKFSILNDLAYYTHTRNLVRALEFTQEGLRLTKEKGNIEWEGRFQITQGAILLRMEKLDSAQIVLESAKKKVLPTDLSLLTTQLGYVYERRGQLDKATDYALETLNLGRELNDKWALAMAYSDLSNLFWKQSKFETALEYGLKSLEIFEERGINDMDYDFTLFVVGNVYLALKDFEQASHYFQHSIVIGERYGFYNNLSDVYILLVDLHLSLNELEEAEEAGANALRYAALLNNNFMTMRSWLAIGKVQNLQGKHELAIESLTKCIAVATEDFGDAFYLSVAYETLGNAYAANHQYEKAYLAFAEYDKFRDVVFTAEADKRTALLRTEFDLEDKEAIILQQESRIMQQRARQNLIIIIAVLLFLLFILSYKAMRNKFKINRLLKQQNDEKEFLLKEIHHRVKNNLEIVSSLLSLQSAQINDQNILDVFEASQHRVQSMSMIHQKLYKGENLAAIEMKEYFVNLSEYIIDAFGLGEKVKIKVVMKKLELDIDLAIPIGLIVNELITNALKYAFPNNGEGSIVVSLVGKGDKLQLDVMDNGIGMSTLNEVRGTGFGSKLIQLLTEQLDGKMILNTNKGTAISIQFQLNKAA; this comes from the coding sequence ATGAGAAGCACTTTTGCGAAAGCAATTTGTTTTTGTGTCTTTTTCACTTTGAAATGCAGCTTCACTTTTGCCCAATTTATCGACTTTGCTAGCGAAAAGCCCTACAAAAAGGTATTCGTTGAAACCGATAATTTCGGCAGTTCTTACCTAGATGTCTTGGAAGATGCCTACCCGAATGCAAAACACGATTCCATTAAATTTTCGATACTAAATGACCTTGCTTATTATACCCATACACGAAATCTTGTAAGGGCTTTGGAATTTACCCAGGAAGGCCTGAGGCTCACCAAAGAAAAAGGGAATATAGAATGGGAGGGTAGATTTCAAATAACGCAAGGCGCCATTCTTTTGAGAATGGAAAAGTTGGACAGCGCACAAATCGTTTTAGAATCTGCCAAAAAGAAAGTATTACCAACAGACCTTTCTCTTTTGACCACGCAGTTGGGCTACGTTTATGAGCGGAGAGGTCAATTGGATAAGGCTACTGACTACGCCTTGGAAACCTTGAACCTAGGGAGGGAATTAAATGATAAATGGGCCTTGGCAATGGCTTATAGTGATTTAAGCAATCTTTTTTGGAAACAATCGAAATTTGAAACCGCCTTGGAATATGGGCTCAAGTCCTTGGAAATTTTTGAGGAACGGGGCATAAATGATATGGATTACGATTTCACCTTATTTGTTGTCGGCAATGTCTATTTAGCCTTAAAAGATTTTGAACAGGCCTCACACTATTTTCAGCATTCCATTGTGATTGGGGAACGCTATGGGTTTTACAACAACCTTAGCGATGTCTATATACTGTTGGTCGATTTACACTTAAGTCTCAATGAACTGGAAGAGGCTGAGGAGGCAGGGGCAAATGCCCTCAGATATGCAGCATTGCTAAACAATAATTTTATGACCATGCGCAGTTGGCTTGCCATTGGGAAGGTGCAAAACCTACAAGGTAAACATGAATTGGCCATTGAAAGTCTTACAAAATGTATCGCGGTGGCAACAGAGGATTTTGGGGATGCCTTTTATTTGAGCGTGGCCTATGAGACCCTAGGAAACGCTTACGCCGCCAATCATCAATACGAAAAGGCCTATTTGGCTTTTGCCGAATACGATAAATTTAGGGATGTGGTATTCACTGCGGAAGCAGATAAAAGAACAGCACTCTTACGTACCGAGTTTGATTTGGAGGATAAAGAAGCAATAATACTACAACAGGAAAGCAGGATCATGCAGCAAAGGGCACGTCAGAATCTAATCATCATTATAGCCGTACTGCTATTTCTACTTTTTATACTGTCCTACAAGGCTATGCGAAATAAATTCAAAATAAATCGATTATTGAAACAACAAAACGACGAAAAAGAATTTTTATTAAAAGAAATCCATCATAGGGTAAAGAACAATTTAGAAATCGTTTCAAGTCTCTTATCATTACAATCAGCCCAGATTAATGACCAGAATATTTTGGATGTGTTCGAAGCAAGTCAGCACCGGGTTCAGAGCATGAGTATGATCCATCAAAAACTGTATAAGGGCGAGAATTTGGCGGCTATCGAAATGAAAGAGTATTTTGTTAACCTCTCTGAATATATCATTGATGCTTTTGGTTTAGGTGAAAAAGTTAAGATCAAAGTGGTTATGAAAAAACTTGAACTTGATATTGATTTAGCAATACCTATCGGATTGATTGTTAATGAGTTAATAACAAATGCTTTGAAATACGCTTTTCCCAATAACGGTGAAGGATCAATTGTTGTCTCCCTGGTAGGAAAAGGAGATAAACTGCAGTTGGATGTAATGGACAACGGTATTGGGATGAGTACTTTAAATGAAGTAAGGGGTACCGGTTTCGGTTCGAAACTCATTCAATTACTTACTGAACAACTTGATGGTAAAATGATATTGAATACAAACAAGGGTACTGCGATATCAATTCAGTTCCAACTTAATAAAGCGGCTTAA
- a CDS encoding glycoside hydrolase family 113, whose translation MKSSFKRATYLYIILWVITFITITILLSRRDRDLGDSALFFFEIAANRNFLIGFHVLFALCSLLLLAVTYFTKLYRTKGKSIFFKQLGYRFILPILITFIGFKTLIYANSYEWNDYEWDNSVMNTDGIVNNLDETDKKQRGMSVFGWSEDNTEGINSLIKANVEWVAVIPFLYQKDDRTKVINVPEYPERFTRRDSSFIRAINDLHEKGLKVHLKPHLWMNDGWRSNISLDNSEEWDTWFASYRTNMLRYAKIAALTESELFCVGTELRTSIKKQPEKWSALIDEIKEIYNGELTYAANWYDEYEHVTFWDKLDYIGIQAYFPLTKVENPELETIEKGWDKHLLELEQVHEKYGKPILFTEIGYKSDANATIKPWEWASFGGILLQKKSDRTQQLAYEALFNKVWEKPWLAGIYIWEWNNRTTAESAETDLDFSPRFKPAENIIAKGFGKPVLK comes from the coding sequence ATGAAAAGTAGTTTCAAACGAGCGACCTACCTGTATATCATCCTTTGGGTGATTACCTTCATAACGATAACCATCCTCTTAAGTCGTCGTGACCGTGATTTGGGCGATAGCGCGCTCTTCTTCTTTGAAATTGCAGCTAATCGTAATTTTCTAATCGGTTTTCATGTTCTTTTCGCATTATGTTCTTTACTGCTATTAGCCGTAACCTACTTCACAAAGCTTTACCGCACTAAGGGAAAATCAATATTCTTTAAACAACTTGGCTATCGTTTTATATTGCCTATACTCATCACTTTTATCGGTTTTAAAACATTGATTTACGCTAATTCCTATGAATGGAACGATTATGAGTGGGACAATTCCGTAATGAACACGGATGGCATCGTCAACAATTTGGACGAAACCGATAAGAAGCAAAGAGGCATGAGCGTTTTTGGATGGTCCGAGGATAATACGGAGGGCATAAACAGTCTTATAAAAGCCAATGTAGAGTGGGTTGCCGTAATTCCGTTTCTATATCAAAAGGATGACCGGACAAAAGTTATCAATGTTCCGGAGTATCCGGAGCGTTTTACTAGGAGGGATTCCAGCTTTATTAGGGCCATTAATGACCTTCACGAGAAAGGTCTAAAAGTTCACCTGAAACCACACCTATGGATGAACGATGGTTGGCGGTCCAATATCTCTCTGGACAATTCCGAGGAATGGGATACTTGGTTCGCCTCTTACCGGACCAATATGCTGCGCTATGCCAAAATTGCGGCCTTAACAGAATCGGAACTGTTCTGCGTTGGTACTGAATTACGGACCTCCATAAAAAAACAACCGGAAAAATGGAGTGCGCTCATCGATGAGATAAAGGAAATCTACAATGGTGAGCTTACCTATGCCGCCAATTGGTACGATGAGTATGAACACGTAACATTTTGGGACAAGTTAGATTACATAGGCATCCAAGCCTATTTTCCGTTGACAAAAGTTGAAAATCCAGAATTGGAGACCATTGAAAAAGGATGGGACAAGCATCTATTGGAACTGGAGCAGGTTCATGAAAAATATGGAAAACCCATTCTCTTCACGGAGATAGGCTACAAGAGCGATGCTAATGCAACAATTAAACCCTGGGAATGGGCGTCCTTTGGAGGTATATTGTTACAAAAAAAGTCGGATAGAACCCAACAATTGGCCTATGAGGCCCTGTTCAACAAGGTATGGGAAAAACCGTGGTTGGCAGGTATTTATATTTGGGAATGGAACAATAGAACCACAGCAGAAAGTGCCGAAACCGACCTTGATTTCTCACCTCGCTTTAAACCCGCCGAAAATATTATTGCCAAAGGCTTTGGTAAGCCTGTACTTAAATAA